In one Shinella zoogloeoides genomic region, the following are encoded:
- the zwf gene encoding glucose-6-phosphate dehydrogenase, whose amino-acid sequence MSSQIIPVEPFDYVVFGGTGDLAERKLLPALYHRQLAGQLSDPTRIIGASRTAYTDADYRKFAIDALKEHLKPGEFEDEQVRIFCDRLFYVAVDAKSDQGWDKLKDLLDEGKERVRAFYLAVAPAIFGDISEKIRDHKLITKQTRIVVEKPIGRDLASADALNNTIGKVFREEQIFRIDHYLGKETVQNLMALRFANALYEPLWNSAHIDHVQITVAESVGLESRAGYYDKAGALRDMVQNHILQLLCLVAMEVPSSMDAEAVRDEKLKVLRALKPIDQYNVERLTVRGQYRAGASAGGPVKGYLEELEGGVSNTETFVGIKAEIGNWRWAGVPFYIRTGKRLAARMSEIVITFKPIPHSIFDPSAGRIEQNQLIIRLQPDEGVKQSLMIKDPGPGGMRLRNVSLDMSFAEAFDARNADAYERLLLDVIRANQTLFMRRDEVEAAWRWIDPILKAWEATGQQAQGYTAGTWGPSQAIALIERDGRTWHET is encoded by the coding sequence ATGAGCAGCCAGATCATTCCTGTTGAACCCTTCGACTATGTCGTCTTCGGCGGAACCGGCGACCTTGCGGAGCGCAAGCTCCTTCCGGCCCTCTATCACCGCCAGCTCGCGGGCCAGCTTTCCGACCCGACGCGCATCATCGGCGCGTCGCGCACCGCCTATACGGATGCGGACTACCGCAAGTTCGCCATCGATGCGCTGAAGGAACACCTCAAGCCCGGCGAATTCGAGGACGAGCAGGTCAGGATCTTCTGCGACCGGCTGTTCTACGTCGCCGTCGATGCCAAGTCCGATCAGGGCTGGGACAAATTGAAAGACCTTCTGGACGAGGGTAAGGAGCGCGTGCGCGCCTTCTACCTCGCCGTCGCCCCGGCCATCTTCGGCGACATCTCGGAGAAGATCCGCGACCACAAGCTGATCACCAAGCAGACCCGCATCGTCGTGGAAAAGCCGATCGGCCGGGACCTTGCCTCCGCCGACGCGCTGAACAACACGATCGGCAAGGTCTTCCGCGAAGAGCAGATCTTCCGCATCGACCACTATCTCGGCAAGGAGACGGTGCAGAACCTCATGGCGCTGCGCTTTGCCAATGCGCTCTACGAGCCGCTGTGGAACTCCGCCCATATCGACCATGTGCAGATCACGGTGGCCGAATCGGTCGGCCTCGAAAGCCGCGCCGGCTACTACGACAAGGCCGGCGCGCTGCGCGACATGGTGCAGAATCACATTCTCCAGCTCCTCTGCCTCGTGGCGATGGAAGTGCCCTCCTCGATGGACGCGGAAGCCGTGCGCGACGAGAAACTGAAGGTGCTGCGCGCGCTGAAGCCGATCGACCAGTACAATGTCGAGCGGCTGACGGTGCGCGGCCAGTACCGCGCCGGCGCTTCGGCGGGCGGCCCGGTCAAGGGCTATCTGGAAGAGCTGGAAGGCGGCGTCTCCAACACGGAGACCTTCGTCGGCATCAAGGCGGAGATCGGCAACTGGCGCTGGGCGGGCGTGCCCTTCTACATCCGCACGGGCAAGCGCCTTGCCGCGCGCATGTCGGAAATCGTCATCACCTTCAAGCCGATCCCGCATTCGATCTTCGACCCCTCGGCCGGCCGCATCGAGCAGAACCAGCTCATCATCCGCCTGCAGCCGGACGAAGGCGTCAAGCAGTCGCTGATGATCAAGGATCCCGGCCCGGGCGGCATGCGCCTGCGCAACGTCTCGCTCGACATGAGCTTTGCCGAGGCCTTCGACGCGCGCAATGCGGACGCCTACGAGCGCCTGCTGCTCGACGTCATCCGCGCCAACCAGACGCTCTTCATGCGCCGCGACGAGGTCGAGGCCGCATGGCGCTGGATCGATCCGATACTCAAGGCCTGGGAAGCGACCGGCCAGCAGGCGCAAGGCTATACGGCCGGCACCTGGGGTCCGAGCCAGGCCATCGCCCTCATCGAGCGCGACGGCCGCACCTGGCATGAAACGTAG
- a CDS encoding NAD(P)/FAD-dependent oxidoreductase, with translation MPWQSPISPGISWYEASVGERPEYAPLDGSVETDVAIVGGGFTGLQAAYNLAKKGVRVTLIEAHRFGDGASGRNGGQLGTGQRAEAEVLEAEIGFERAKALFDLAENAKRHIHDFAAAQNLDIDYVPGQLNVSHKTSYEKDFREHIEIAATRYGYPHMHYMDRAETEQRVGSKRFHFGIRDTGTGHIHPMKLLVGIARAAQAAGAGLYEKTPALKIERAGGKAVITTARGTIRADKALVACNAYIGDLEPKTAAHVMPIRSFIGATVPLDKFPSVIPGGEAIADTRFVVRYFRKTRDGRLLFGGREAYSENLDDMTPPIRRQIEEVYPELKGIEITHAWGGSVGITMPRKPYVREVMPGITTIGGYSGHGVMLSNYCGKLYADDVTDGSAELDQLKALKIPAFPGGARFRSPLLFLAMTWYAMRDRL, from the coding sequence ATGCCCTGGCAAAGCCCGATTTCCCCCGGCATCTCCTGGTATGAAGCCAGTGTCGGAGAACGCCCCGAATATGCCCCCCTCGACGGTTCCGTCGAGACCGACGTCGCCATTGTCGGCGGCGGCTTCACCGGCCTCCAAGCGGCCTACAACCTCGCGAAGAAGGGCGTCCGCGTCACGCTCATCGAGGCGCACCGCTTCGGCGACGGCGCGTCCGGCCGCAACGGCGGCCAGCTTGGCACCGGCCAGCGCGCCGAGGCGGAGGTGCTGGAGGCCGAAATCGGCTTCGAGCGCGCCAAGGCGCTGTTCGACCTTGCGGAAAACGCCAAGCGCCATATCCACGACTTCGCGGCCGCGCAAAACCTCGATATCGACTATGTTCCCGGCCAGCTCAATGTCAGCCACAAGACAAGCTACGAGAAGGATTTTCGCGAGCATATCGAGATCGCGGCGACCCGCTACGGCTATCCGCACATGCATTACATGGACCGGGCGGAAACCGAGCAGCGCGTCGGCTCGAAACGCTTCCATTTCGGCATTCGCGACACCGGCACCGGGCATATCCACCCGATGAAGCTGCTCGTCGGCATCGCCCGCGCGGCACAGGCCGCGGGCGCCGGCCTCTACGAGAAGACCCCTGCCCTGAAGATCGAACGGGCCGGCGGCAAGGCGGTGATCACCACGGCGCGCGGCACGATCCGCGCCGACAAGGCGCTGGTCGCCTGCAATGCCTATATCGGCGATCTGGAGCCGAAGACGGCGGCGCATGTCATGCCGATCCGCTCCTTCATCGGCGCGACGGTGCCGCTCGACAAATTCCCGTCGGTCATTCCCGGCGGCGAGGCGATCGCCGACACGCGATTCGTCGTGCGCTACTTCCGCAAGACCCGCGACGGGCGGCTGCTCTTCGGAGGGCGCGAGGCCTATTCCGAAAACCTCGACGACATGACCCCGCCCATCCGCCGGCAGATCGAGGAGGTTTACCCCGAACTCAAGGGCATCGAGATCACCCATGCCTGGGGCGGCTCGGTCGGCATCACCATGCCGCGCAAGCCCTATGTGCGCGAGGTCATGCCCGGTATCACGACGATCGGCGGTTATTCCGGCCATGGCGTCATGCTGTCGAACTATTGCGGCAAGCTTTATGCCGACGACGTGACGGACGGCAGCGCCGAACTCGACCAGTTGAAGGCCTTGAAAATCCCGGCATTTCCCGGCGGAGCCCGGTTCCGTTCGCCGCTGCTGTTCCTCGCCATGACGTGGTACGCGATGCGCGACAGGCTCTGA
- a CDS encoding glutamine synthetase family protein, whose product MPSKKKVVTPTIEKDARSTKIPPAISVPRGVKTWKDAADWLRARGIEDIECITPDLAGVPRGKMMPSSKFTSNTSLALPSALYRHTISGDYPEETGNFRYEPRDSDLKLLPDLSTLSVVPWETDPTAQVICDIVGSTGENVPYTPRNVLKNVVKMYRDRGWRPVVAPEIEFYLVAMNEDPDYPLHPPKGRSGRAILGGQGYSIAGINEFDELIDDIYHFSEKQGLEIDTLIHEEGPAQLEINLRHGDPIELADQVFLFKRTIREAALKHGIYATFMAKPMQGQAGSAMHIHQSVVEIETGKNVFSNPDGSASKEFFHFIGGMQAYVPKTLVMMAPYVNSYRRLTPDMSAPVNNAWGYDNRTTAFRVPVSDAAARRVENRLPGSDANPYLALAASLGCGLLGIMNGIEPSEPTGDTANEGTIDLPRGLLEAVSLLESDPALADVLSAEFIGLYAGVKRGEFETFMQVISPWEREFLLLNV is encoded by the coding sequence ATGCCGTCCAAGAAGAAAGTCGTTACGCCCACCATCGAGAAAGACGCACGCTCCACCAAAATCCCTCCCGCCATCAGCGTGCCGCGTGGGGTAAAGACCTGGAAGGACGCCGCAGATTGGCTTCGCGCCCGCGGTATCGAGGACATCGAATGCATCACGCCGGACCTTGCCGGCGTGCCGCGCGGGAAGATGATGCCGTCGTCGAAGTTCACCTCGAACACGTCGCTGGCCCTGCCTTCCGCGCTCTACCGTCACACGATTTCCGGCGACTATCCCGAAGAGACCGGCAATTTCCGCTATGAGCCGCGCGACAGCGACCTGAAGCTCCTGCCGGATCTCTCCACGCTCTCCGTCGTGCCGTGGGAGACCGATCCGACAGCGCAGGTCATCTGCGACATCGTCGGCTCGACCGGCGAGAACGTGCCCTATACGCCCCGCAACGTCCTGAAGAACGTCGTCAAGATGTATCGCGACCGCGGCTGGCGGCCGGTCGTCGCGCCCGAGATCGAGTTCTACCTCGTCGCCATGAACGAGGACCCGGACTATCCGCTGCATCCGCCGAAGGGCCGGTCCGGCCGCGCCATTCTCGGCGGCCAGGGCTATTCCATAGCGGGGATCAACGAGTTCGACGAACTGATCGACGACATCTACCATTTCTCCGAAAAGCAGGGTCTCGAGATCGATACCCTGATCCACGAGGAGGGACCGGCGCAGCTCGAGATCAACCTGCGCCACGGCGATCCTATCGAGCTGGCCGACCAGGTCTTCCTGTTCAAACGCACGATCCGCGAGGCGGCGCTGAAGCACGGCATCTACGCCACCTTCATGGCCAAGCCCATGCAGGGCCAGGCGGGCTCGGCCATGCACATCCACCAGTCCGTGGTCGAGATCGAGACCGGCAAGAACGTCTTCTCCAATCCGGACGGTTCTGCCTCCAAGGAGTTCTTCCACTTCATCGGCGGCATGCAGGCCTATGTGCCGAAGACGCTGGTGATGATGGCGCCCTACGTGAACTCCTACCGCCGCCTGACGCCGGACATGTCCGCGCCGGTCAACAATGCCTGGGGCTACGACAACCGCACGACGGCGTTTCGCGTGCCGGTTTCGGACGCGGCGGCGCGGCGCGTCGAGAACCGCCTGCCGGGGTCGGATGCCAATCCGTACCTGGCGCTCGCGGCCTCGCTCGGCTGCGGCCTGCTCGGCATCATGAATGGCATCGAACCGAGCGAACCGACGGGCGACACCGCCAACGAGGGCACGATCGACCTGCCGCGCGGCCTTTTGGAGGCCGTGTCGCTGCTTGAATCGGACCCGGCGTTGGCGGATGTGCTGAGCGCGGAGTTCATCGGCCTCTATGCCGGCGTCAAGCGCGGCGAGTTCGAGACCTTCATGCAGGTGATCAGTCCCTGGGAGCGCGAGTTCCTGCTGCTCAACGTCTGA